One window of Hypanus sabinus isolate sHypSab1 chromosome 10, sHypSab1.hap1, whole genome shotgun sequence genomic DNA carries:
- the LOC132400302 gene encoding large ribosomal subunit protein eL31-like, whose translation MAPAKKGGEKKKGRSVINEVVTREYTINVHKRIHGIGFKRRAPRAIKEIRKFAVKEMGTPDVCIDTRLNKAVWAKGVRNVPYRIRVRLSRKRNEDEDSPNKLYTLVTYVPVTTFKGLQTVNVDEN comes from the coding sequence ATGGCTCCGGCAAAAAAAGGTGGAGAGAAAAAGAAGGGCCGCTCTGTCATTAACGAGGTGGTTACCAGGGAATATACGATAAATGTGCACAAGCGTATCCACGGAATTGGCTTTAAGAGGCGAGCTCCACGAGCCATCAAGGAGATACGAAAATTTGCTGTGAAGGAGATGGGCACTCCTGATGTGTGTATTGACACTCGCCTAAACAAGGCTGTTTGGGCTAAAGGTGTGAGGAACGTTCCATACCGCATTCGTGTGCGTTTGTCTAGAAAACGTAATGAGGATGAGGATTCCCCCAACAAACTCTACACATTGGTGACCTATGTTCCTGTCACAACATTCAAAGGTTTACAGACAGTCAACGTTGATGAAAACTGA